Proteins encoded together in one Carya illinoinensis cultivar Pawnee chromosome 3, C.illinoinensisPawnee_v1, whole genome shotgun sequence window:
- the LOC122303460 gene encoding ankyrin repeat-containing protein At5g02620-like produces the protein MNRSHDIEEANVSALYEASHEGCESTLNSLMQRDSLILNKSSLTSFTDTPLHIAVLHGHLEFTAALLRKKPNLAGRKDSRGRTALHLASADGHAEIVRELLQADTDVCLARDQDGRIPLHLAVMRGHIEVIQKLLNSKPNSILEDHDGASALHLCVKYNCLDALKLLVESADDYGYSLNSKDNDGNLILHLAVMLGQTETIKYLLSVSKIKGEANAINRIGNTALDVLQLGHRDFKSLNIQDMLMAAGVRRSKDLNSLDLLTTTRRHERTAARSINNEAHEPSPAAQSRFKKWWAYFCLCGWVKHFKRRGQSNWVVETRGTLMLVATVIATVTFQAGINPPGGVWQQDGLQKINGNVNCTAGKAIFSDTKPDIYRFFLSSNTTSLVAALSVVLLITLGIPKRSQLFLWFLTLAMVIAVTSMLSTYILAVYLVTSADVIDQILSSPTTAPLLVALLVVLLIASVILIYRLLAWMVKLLVKCMRCLTMSPTN, from the exons ATGAATAGAAGTCACGATATTGAAGAAGCTAACGTATCTGCACTCTATGAAGCCTCACATGAAGGGTGTGAAAGCACTTTGAACTCGTTAATGCAAAGGGACTCTCTCATTCTTAACAAAAGTTCATTGACATCCTTCACCGACACGCCCTTACATATAGCAGTTCTGCATGGTCACCTAGAATTCACTGCAGCTTTACTCAGGAAGAAACCTAATCTCGCCGGCCGGAAGGACTCGCGGGGTCGAACTGCCCTTCACTTGGCTTCTGCAGATGGCCACGCCGAGATTGTGAGAGAATTGCTGCAAGCAGATACAGATGTTTGCCTTGCTCGTGATCAAGATGGGAGAATTCCTCTCCACTTAGCCGTGATGAGAGGACACATAGAGGTAATACAAAAGTTGCTTAATTCCAAACCGAACTCGATCTTGGAGGATCACGATGGAGCCAGTGCTTTGCACTTGTGTGTTAAATATAACTGTTTGGATGCTCTGAAACTGCTAGTGGAATCTGCTGATGACTATGGATATTCCCTTAATTCCAAGGACAATGATGGCAACCTCATATTGCATTTAGCTGTGATGCTCGGGCAAACGGAG ACAATAAAATACTTACTTTCAGTATCCAAAATCAAAGGAGAGGCCAATGCCATAAACAGGATTGGTAACACCGCTTTGGATGTCTTACAGTTAGGCCATAGagattttaaatctctcaaTATCCAAGACATGCTAATGGCAGCTGGTGTTCGAAGATCCAAGGATCTAAATTCTCTTGATCTACTAACAACCACACGGCGTCATGAACGTACTGCAGCACGGTCCATTAATAATGAAGCACATGAGCCATCTCCTGCTGCTCAATCAAGGTTTAAGAAATGGTGGGCGTACTTCTGTTTGTGCGGATGGGTTAAGCATTTTAAGCGTCGGGGTCAATCAAACTGGGTCGTCGAGACACGTGGCACATTGATGTTGGTGGCCACTGTAATTGCAACCGTAACTTTCCAAGCTGGGATCAACCCTCCAGGTGGTGTTTGGCAACAAGATGgtctacaaaaaataaatggaaatgtGAATTGTACGGCCGGCAAGGCAATTTTCTCTGATACCAAACCAGATATTTACCGATTCTTTTTGTCTTCCAACACCACCTCTCTTGTCGCAGCTCTGAGCGTCGTACTTCTGATCACCCTTGGAATTCCTAAGAGAAGCCAACTTTTTCTATGGTTTTTGACATTAGCCATGGTTATTGCAGTCACGTCCATGCTATCCACCTATATTTTGGCTGTGTATTTGGTGACCTCGGCAGATGTTATAGATCAAATCTTGTCCAGCCCGACAACCGCTCCATTATTGGTAGCTTTGCTGGTAGTGCTTTTGATTGCTAGTGTGATTCTCATATATCGCCTTTTAGCTTGGATGGTGAAGTTGTTAGTCAAGTGCATGCGCTGTTTGACAATGAGTCCAACAAATTAG